A window of Cryptomeria japonica chromosome 3, Sugi_1.0, whole genome shotgun sequence contains these coding sequences:
- the LOC131060304 gene encoding F-box/kelch-repeat protein At5g26960, with protein sequence MAMANSNSNNCHSRTLRRLMKSCWMPPQSCTELSRQQHQRDREEEEEEETSFMDLLPDDLFAECLARLPRSSLQSSMAVCHRWHQLLISQDYYNLRRKIGRLENMLYVFGGAGSGLASAVYSKNSKSWKAGLLFSARAINVSSNGWLLDYHTCHNSLLYAQPAVVGNKIFILGAIPGPGCGSLNYTLVYDTWTKSLIRRAPMICTRKKFACCVISGRIYVAGGSLRRDSTREAIVNAEEYVPGLDLWRPISNMPRKRYGCLGASVDGIFYVIGGLKFGRKNRFSVQPYAYVSSMDSYDPKTDTWLKTKPLPMGGCVIACAVMGSYIYMLCSHAVELSLWRYDARKDTYSRIKSPPIPSPLRMDNVLKFCCVTMGSFVYIVQVGGSIDDLLRRSGRCARGLKEGLVLIYDTKLQEWCRGPDLPYVKNGAACAVVEC encoded by the coding sequence ATGGCTATGGCGAACTCTAACAGTAATAACTGTCACAGTAGGACTCTGCGCAGGCTGATGAAATCATGCTGGATGCCCCCTCAGTCTTGCACAGAGCTGAGCAGGCAACAGCACCAAAGAGAccgagaagaagaagaggaagaagaaacaTCTTTTATGGATTTGTTGCCAGATGACTTGTTTGCAGAGTGCTTGGCTCGTCTGCCTCGTTCTTCATTGCAGTCTTCCATGGCAGTTTGTCACAGATGGCACCAGCTTCTTATATCCCAGGATTATTACAACCTTAGGAGAAAAATTGGTAGATTGGAAAACATGCTTTATGTGTTTGGTGGCGCAGGAAGTGGTCTGGCTTCTGCTGTTTATAGCAAGAACAGTAAATCATGGAAGGCTGGATTGCTGTTTTCTGCTCGAGCAATCAATGTTTCCAGTAATGGGTGGCTGCTGGATTACCATACTTGTCACAATTCGCTGCTGTATGCCCAGCCTGCGGTTGTGGGTAACAAGATCTTTATTCTGGGTGCAATCCCTGGGCCTGGTTGTGGTAGCCTTAATTATACCCTGGTTTATGATACATGGACTAAATCTCTCATTCGTAGGGCGCCCATGATCTGTACCAGGAAGAAATTTGCATGTTGTGTTATTTCAGGCCGGATTTATGTCGCTGGTGGGTCTCTGAGACGAGATTCTACAAGGGAAGCGATTGTTAATGCAGAGGAATATGTTCCTGGGCTTGATTTGTGGAGACCCATTTCGAACATGCCCAGAAAACGGTATGGGTGCTTGGGGGCTTCTGTAGATGGGATATTTTATGTAATTGGGGGGCTCAAGTTTGGGAGAAAAAACAGATTCTCTGTGCAGCCTTATGCGTATGTGAGTTCTATGGATTCATATGATCCCAAGACAGATACCTGGCTCAAGACTAAGCCTCTGCCAATGGGTGGTTGTGTCATTGCCTGTGCAGTCATGGGGTCTTATATCTATATGCTGTGTAGCCATGCAGTCGAATTGTCTCTGTGGAGGTATGATGCGAGGAAGGATACGTATAGTAGGATTAAGTCTCCTCCTATTCCATCTCCTTTAAGGATGGATAATGTGTTGAAATTTTGCTGTGTTACAATGGGGAGTTTTGTTTATATTGTGCAAGTTGGAGGGTCGATTGATGACTTGCTGAGGAGGAGTGGGAGGTGTGCTAGAGGCTTGAAGGAAGGACTGGTTTTAATTTATGATACAAAGCTTCAGGAATGGTGTAGGGGACCAGATTTACCTTATGTTAAGAATGGTGCTGCTTGTGCTGTAGTGGAATGTTAG